From a region of the Etheostoma cragini isolate CJK2018 chromosome 20, CSU_Ecrag_1.0, whole genome shotgun sequence genome:
- the nfkbiab gene encoding nuclear factor of kappa light polypeptide gene enhancer in B-cells inhibitor, alpha b isoform X4: MDLHRTSILNQMDYSRDSKEGKPAPSTEERLDSGLDSLKEEEYQAVADEIRRLQVECEPPQHKQHLAVTGELHEWQTQITEDGDTLLHLAIIHEAKDYIRKMIDMSKDTDFLNTQNDQRQTPLHLAVITNQADVCQRLLVSGCDPTLVDDSGDTPLHIACRHGNLLCFSVLTQNCQPEHLHTVMAACNYHGQNCLHLASVQGFLSLVENMVTLGADINAKEQRNGRSALHLAVDQQNLSLVQLLLKKGADPNLLTSGGHTPFHLTYGRNDDNIRKELYSLTNPDLRELPDSESDNSEEEEGEDSDEQVGYDDIKWNGH; this comes from the exons ATGGACCTTCACCGGACCAGTATATTAAACCAAATGGATTACAGTCGGGATTCTAAAGAAGGGAAGCCAGCTCCCTCGACAGAGGAGCGGCTCGACAGCGGTTTGGACTCGCTGAAAGAGGAGGAGTACCAGGCTGTGGCGGACGAGATCCGTCGGCTCCAGGTGGAATGTGAGCCTCCGCAGCACAAACAACATCTCGCTGTAACCGGAGAACTGCACGAATGGCAAACACAGATCACAGAAGACGGAGACAC GCTGCTCCACCTGGCCATCATCCACGAGGCCAAGGACTATATCAGAAAAATGATCGACATGTCCAAGGACACAGACTTCCTTAACACACAAAATGACCAAAGACAG ACTCCTCTCCACCTAGCAGTAATAACGAACCAGGCAGACGTGTGTCAGCGCCTCCTGGTATCCGGCTGCGACCCCACGCTTGTGGATGACAGCGGGGACACGCCTCTTCACATCGCCTGTCGCCACGGTAACCTGCTGTGCTTCAGCGTCCTGACACAGAACTGTCAGCCAGAGCATCTACACACAGTGATGGCTGCCTGCAACTATCATG gtCAGAACTGCCTCCACCTCGCCTCAGTTCAGGGTTTCCTGTCACTGGTGGAGAACATGGTGACTTTAGGAGCTGACATTAATGCAAAG GAACAGCGTAACGGTCGCAGTGCACTGCACCTGGCCGTGGACCAGCAGAATTTGTCACTGGTCCAACTGCTGCTGAAGAAAGGAGCAGACCCCAACCTCCTGACCTCTGGAGGCCACACTCCCTTCCACCTCACATACGGTCGCAACGATGACAACATCCGGAAAGAACTGTACTCACTGACCAATCCTGACCTGAGGGAGCTGCCTGACAGCGAATCAGACAACAGCGAGGAAGAAGAGGGCGAGGactctgatga GCAGGTCGGTTATGACGACATTAAGTGGAATGGACATTAG
- the nfkbiab gene encoding nuclear factor of kappa light polypeptide gene enhancer in B-cells inhibitor, alpha b isoform X3, producing the protein MDLHRTSILNQMDYSRDSKEGKPAPSTEERLDSGLDSLKEEEYQAVADEIRRLQVECEPPQHKQHLAVTGELHEWQTQITEDGDTLLHLAIIHEAKDYIRKMIDMSKDTDFLNTQNDQRQTPLHLAVITNQADVCQRLLVSGCDPTLVDDSGDTPLHIACRHGNLLCFSVLTQNCQPEHLHTVMAACNYHGQNCLHLASVQGFLSLVENMVTLGADINAKEQRNGRSALHLAVDQQNLSLVQLLLKKGADPNLLTSGGHTPFHLTYGRNDDNIRKELYSLTNPDLRELPDSESDNSEEEEGEDSDDEQVGYDDIKWNGH; encoded by the exons ATGGACCTTCACCGGACCAGTATATTAAACCAAATGGATTACAGTCGGGATTCTAAAGAAGGGAAGCCAGCTCCCTCGACAGAGGAGCGGCTCGACAGCGGTTTGGACTCGCTGAAAGAGGAGGAGTACCAGGCTGTGGCGGACGAGATCCGTCGGCTCCAGGTGGAATGTGAGCCTCCGCAGCACAAACAACATCTCGCTGTAACCGGAGAACTGCACGAATGGCAAACACAGATCACAGAAGACGGAGACAC GCTGCTCCACCTGGCCATCATCCACGAGGCCAAGGACTATATCAGAAAAATGATCGACATGTCCAAGGACACAGACTTCCTTAACACACAAAATGACCAAAGACAG ACTCCTCTCCACCTAGCAGTAATAACGAACCAGGCAGACGTGTGTCAGCGCCTCCTGGTATCCGGCTGCGACCCCACGCTTGTGGATGACAGCGGGGACACGCCTCTTCACATCGCCTGTCGCCACGGTAACCTGCTGTGCTTCAGCGTCCTGACACAGAACTGTCAGCCAGAGCATCTACACACAGTGATGGCTGCCTGCAACTATCATG gtCAGAACTGCCTCCACCTCGCCTCAGTTCAGGGTTTCCTGTCACTGGTGGAGAACATGGTGACTTTAGGAGCTGACATTAATGCAAAG GAACAGCGTAACGGTCGCAGTGCACTGCACCTGGCCGTGGACCAGCAGAATTTGTCACTGGTCCAACTGCTGCTGAAGAAAGGAGCAGACCCCAACCTCCTGACCTCTGGAGGCCACACTCCCTTCCACCTCACATACGGTCGCAACGATGACAACATCCGGAAAGAACTGTACTCACTGACCAATCCTGACCTGAGGGAGCTGCCTGACAGCGAATCAGACAACAGCGAGGAAGAAGAGGGCGAGGactctgatgatga GCAGGTCGGTTATGACGACATTAAGTGGAATGGACATTAG
- the nfkbiab gene encoding nuclear factor of kappa light polypeptide gene enhancer in B-cells inhibitor, alpha b isoform X1 gives MDLHRTSILNQMDYSRDSKEGKPAPSTEERLDSGLDSLKEEEYQAVADEIRRLQVECEPPQHKQHLAVTGELHEWQTQITEDGDTLLHLAIIHEAKDYIRKMIDMSKDTDFLNTQNDQRQTPLHLAVITNQADVCQRLLVSGCDPTLVDDSGDTPLHIACRHGNLLCFSVLTQNCQPEHLHTVMAACNYHGQNCLHLASVQGFLSLVENMVTLGADINAKEQRNGRSALHLAVDQQNLSLVQLLLKKGADPNLLTSGGHTPFHLTYGRNDDNIRKELYSLTNPDLRELPDSESDNSEEEEGEDSDDDDDEVGYDDIKWNGH, from the exons ATGGACCTTCACCGGACCAGTATATTAAACCAAATGGATTACAGTCGGGATTCTAAAGAAGGGAAGCCAGCTCCCTCGACAGAGGAGCGGCTCGACAGCGGTTTGGACTCGCTGAAAGAGGAGGAGTACCAGGCTGTGGCGGACGAGATCCGTCGGCTCCAGGTGGAATGTGAGCCTCCGCAGCACAAACAACATCTCGCTGTAACCGGAGAACTGCACGAATGGCAAACACAGATCACAGAAGACGGAGACAC GCTGCTCCACCTGGCCATCATCCACGAGGCCAAGGACTATATCAGAAAAATGATCGACATGTCCAAGGACACAGACTTCCTTAACACACAAAATGACCAAAGACAG ACTCCTCTCCACCTAGCAGTAATAACGAACCAGGCAGACGTGTGTCAGCGCCTCCTGGTATCCGGCTGCGACCCCACGCTTGTGGATGACAGCGGGGACACGCCTCTTCACATCGCCTGTCGCCACGGTAACCTGCTGTGCTTCAGCGTCCTGACACAGAACTGTCAGCCAGAGCATCTACACACAGTGATGGCTGCCTGCAACTATCATG gtCAGAACTGCCTCCACCTCGCCTCAGTTCAGGGTTTCCTGTCACTGGTGGAGAACATGGTGACTTTAGGAGCTGACATTAATGCAAAG GAACAGCGTAACGGTCGCAGTGCACTGCACCTGGCCGTGGACCAGCAGAATTTGTCACTGGTCCAACTGCTGCTGAAGAAAGGAGCAGACCCCAACCTCCTGACCTCTGGAGGCCACACTCCCTTCCACCTCACATACGGTCGCAACGATGACAACATCCGGAAAGAACTGTACTCACTGACCAATCCTGACCTGAGGGAGCTGCCTGACAGCGAATCAGACAACAGCGAGGAAGAAGAGGGCGAGGactctgatgatgatgatgatgag GTCGGTTATGACGACATTAAGTGGAATGGACATTAG
- the nfkbiab gene encoding nuclear factor of kappa light polypeptide gene enhancer in B-cells inhibitor, alpha b isoform X2, translated as MDLHRTSILNQMDYSRDSKEGKPAPSTEERLDSGLDSLKEEEYQAVADEIRRLQVECEPPQHKQHLAVTGELHEWQTQITEDGDTLLHLAIIHEAKDYIRKMIDMSKDTDFLNTQNDQRQTPLHLAVITNQADVCQRLLVSGCDPTLVDDSGDTPLHIACRHGNLLCFSVLTQNCQPEHLHTVMAACNYHGQNCLHLASVQGFLSLVENMVTLGADINAKEQRNGRSALHLAVDQQNLSLVQLLLKKGADPNLLTSGGHTPFHLTYGRNDDNIRKELYSLTNPDLRELPDSESDNSEEEEGEDSDDDEQVGYDDIKWNGH; from the exons ATGGACCTTCACCGGACCAGTATATTAAACCAAATGGATTACAGTCGGGATTCTAAAGAAGGGAAGCCAGCTCCCTCGACAGAGGAGCGGCTCGACAGCGGTTTGGACTCGCTGAAAGAGGAGGAGTACCAGGCTGTGGCGGACGAGATCCGTCGGCTCCAGGTGGAATGTGAGCCTCCGCAGCACAAACAACATCTCGCTGTAACCGGAGAACTGCACGAATGGCAAACACAGATCACAGAAGACGGAGACAC GCTGCTCCACCTGGCCATCATCCACGAGGCCAAGGACTATATCAGAAAAATGATCGACATGTCCAAGGACACAGACTTCCTTAACACACAAAATGACCAAAGACAG ACTCCTCTCCACCTAGCAGTAATAACGAACCAGGCAGACGTGTGTCAGCGCCTCCTGGTATCCGGCTGCGACCCCACGCTTGTGGATGACAGCGGGGACACGCCTCTTCACATCGCCTGTCGCCACGGTAACCTGCTGTGCTTCAGCGTCCTGACACAGAACTGTCAGCCAGAGCATCTACACACAGTGATGGCTGCCTGCAACTATCATG gtCAGAACTGCCTCCACCTCGCCTCAGTTCAGGGTTTCCTGTCACTGGTGGAGAACATGGTGACTTTAGGAGCTGACATTAATGCAAAG GAACAGCGTAACGGTCGCAGTGCACTGCACCTGGCCGTGGACCAGCAGAATTTGTCACTGGTCCAACTGCTGCTGAAGAAAGGAGCAGACCCCAACCTCCTGACCTCTGGAGGCCACACTCCCTTCCACCTCACATACGGTCGCAACGATGACAACATCCGGAAAGAACTGTACTCACTGACCAATCCTGACCTGAGGGAGCTGCCTGACAGCGAATCAGACAACAGCGAGGAAGAAGAGGGCGAGGactctgatgatgatga GCAGGTCGGTTATGACGACATTAAGTGGAATGGACATTAG